A genomic window from Deinococcus aetherius includes:
- a CDS encoding glycoside hydrolase family 140 protein, with amino-acid sequence MTVSPDGRRLQRTDGQPFLYWADTGWELFHRLNREDARQYLQTRAAQGFTVIQAVALAEMDGLTVPNAQGDLPLVGKDPTRLATTPGNNPANPAEYDYWDHVDYVVDQAASLGLTVALLPTWGRWVNDQPIFTPESARSYGVFLGQRYGDKPVIWVLGGDRNPETEEQRAVWRAMAEGIEQGVGGRDRALITYHPRGGKTSAEYFHTEPWLDFNLWQTGHCRDQREAEKVLSTFKRTPVKPVINAEPVYEQHTVCNDQKNGYADEVDVRNVAYWSTFAGAAGHAYGHRVIWGFDVYDGDKAWLKALSAPGARQLQLLRKLLESRPAQGRAPDTTLVKGSFTGARPVVAVRGRDYAWVYLPDGGAVTVTLGRVGGVQVRASWLDPRTGRTTVISTFSNSGERSFSAPSRGRGQDWVLRIENP; translated from the coding sequence CTGACGGTCTCGCCCGATGGGCGGCGCCTGCAACGCACGGATGGGCAGCCCTTCTTGTACTGGGCGGACACCGGGTGGGAACTCTTCCACCGCCTGAACCGCGAGGACGCCCGGCAGTACCTCCAGACGCGCGCCGCGCAGGGCTTCACGGTGATTCAGGCCGTCGCCCTCGCCGAGATGGATGGCCTGACCGTCCCCAACGCCCAGGGCGACCTGCCCCTGGTAGGCAAAGACCCGACTCGCCTCGCCACAACTCCGGGGAACAATCCCGCTAACCCCGCCGAATACGACTACTGGGACCATGTGGATTATGTGGTGGATCAAGCCGCCTCGCTGGGCTTGACGGTCGCCCTGCTGCCAACCTGGGGCCGCTGGGTGAACGACCAGCCCATCTTCACCCCCGAGTCGGCCCGCTCATACGGGGTGTTCCTGGGCCAGCGGTACGGGGACAAGCCGGTCATCTGGGTCCTGGGCGGCGACCGGAATCCGGAGACGGAGGAGCAACGCGCCGTGTGGCGGGCGATGGCCGAAGGCATTGAGCAGGGCGTGGGGGGACGTGACCGGGCCCTGATCACCTATCACCCGCGCGGGGGCAAGACCTCCGCCGAGTACTTCCACACCGAGCCGTGGCTGGATTTCAATCTCTGGCAAACCGGGCATTGCCGCGATCAGCGCGAGGCCGAGAAGGTGCTGAGTACCTTCAAGCGCACTCCTGTCAAGCCGGTCATCAACGCCGAGCCCGTGTACGAACAGCACACCGTCTGTAACGATCAGAAAAATGGCTACGCCGATGAGGTGGACGTGCGCAACGTGGCGTACTGGAGCACCTTCGCGGGGGCGGCCGGACACGCCTACGGCCACCGGGTGATCTGGGGATTTGACGTCTATGACGGCGACAAGGCGTGGCTGAAGGCGCTCTCGGCGCCAGGAGCCCGGCAGTTGCAGCTTCTCAGGAAGCTGTTAGAGTCGCGTCCAGCCCAGGGACGGGCGCCGGACACGACGCTGGTGAAGGGGAGCTTCACCGGGGCCCGGCCCGTGGTGGCGGTGCGGGGCAGGGATTATGCCTGGGTGTACCTGCCGGATGGCGGCGCGGTGACGGTCACGCTGGGGCGGGTGGGTGGAGTGCAGGTGCGGGCGTCGTGGCTCGACCCCAGAACGGGGCGAACGACGGTGATCAGCACCTTCTCGAACTCCGGCGAGCGGTCCTTTTCCGCTCCATCGCGCGGGCGTGGCCAGGACTGGGTCCTGCGGATTGAGAACCCCTGA
- a CDS encoding LysM peptidoglycan-binding domain-containing M23 family metallopeptidase, whose product MRRSLLTALVLTAASLSAATPVTVQSGDTLTRLALRSGTTVAALRRANPGVGVDALRAGTVLRLPEFRSETRAWTVRAGDTLSRIAQRQNLTLQALLNANPALDPRRTLRVGQRLTLPAAPLARTRTAVILRPASVRVSAVRPVQGRLTTPFRATHPGLDLAAPSGTPIRAVLPGTVTESRFDGQGGWGWTVVVDHGGGLTSRYSHNSANLVRVGARVNAGEVIARVGSTGNSSGAHVDYRLSQGGKAVDPSHLQ is encoded by the coding sequence ATGCGACGCTCTCTGCTCACGGCGCTGGTCCTCACGGCCGCCAGCCTCTCCGCTGCCACCCCCGTCACAGTGCAGTCGGGCGACACGCTGACCCGACTCGCTCTCCGGTCCGGCACCACGGTGGCGGCGCTGCGGCGCGCGAATCCCGGGGTCGGCGTGGACGCTCTGCGGGCCGGTACCGTTCTCCGGCTGCCGGAGTTCCGCAGCGAGACGCGGGCCTGGACCGTGCGCGCTGGAGACACCCTGTCCCGGATCGCCCAGCGTCAGAACCTGACCCTCCAGGCCCTGCTGAACGCCAACCCGGCGCTGGACCCCCGGCGCACCCTGCGGGTGGGGCAGCGGCTCACCCTCCCCGCCGCGCCGCTGGCCCGCACGCGCACGGCGGTCATCCTGCGTCCCGCCTCGGTGCGGGTGAGCGCCGTGCGGCCCGTGCAGGGCCGGCTTACGACACCGTTCCGGGCCACCCACCCCGGTCTGGACCTGGCCGCTCCCAGCGGCACGCCAATCCGCGCCGTCCTGCCCGGCACCGTCACCGAGTCCCGCTTTGACGGCCAGGGCGGCTGGGGCTGGACGGTGGTCGTCGATCACGGCGGCGGGCTCACTTCCCGCTACAGCCACAACAGCGCCAATCTCGTCCGGGTCGGGGCACGGGTGAACGCCGGCGAGGTGATCGCCCGGGTCGGCAGCACCGGAAACAGCAGCGGCGCCCATGTGGACTACCGCCTCTCCCAGGGAGGCAAGGCCGTCGATCCTTCTCACCTCCAATGA
- a CDS encoding VanW family protein: MERGVKVRVLMVDYGIDRQPKRSGVALLRLEARRRGIEDRFEARYVTFGMHTKAFTVDDRLVLAGSMNFHFSSWGSLGLNEAMLATSDAGAVAQQRASFEDVWAHHSRAIEQEWWIGGCETWSHDLNSRSWAGTEPAGMLNPAPGGRRQVKLSPWDTASMISSRWGAALLVSIWLGDATAQTSLDIPALPLPSAPPSSSTTAPVPVPAPAPAPSPVPAPAPEPTAAPTPPTRPARTAPLLITVQAQWPALVDGKKTTVPFSRTLTLPGPRVAELRSRRVITASLEADLREFLADLPREPQNARFENLWDGWAVVQRGSLTVDETKTRANVLAALKDPRGVKANVVVTGQTAPKRTLDYFLSRGITAHLGTGETNYYGSSPERVTNIHVGASRFQDRLLEGKTFSFNQMVGPINMRTGFVTGLVIAGDRTANGVGGGICQVSTTVFRTLYSAGLPILERRNHSYQVRYYDPQGLDGTIYQPNLDLTFANDTGGALWFQSEWNDEETRLTVSVFGRARDFTVEVGTPQTLKSTPAPPDRLIRDATLPAGARKQVDWAAPGAVMEVTRRFVREGQTFKQDTLKSTYRPWPNIFLVGTRR; the protein is encoded by the coding sequence ATGGAACGAGGCGTGAAGGTCCGCGTCTTGATGGTGGACTACGGTATCGACCGCCAACCCAAACGCAGCGGCGTGGCCCTCCTGCGCCTGGAGGCCCGGCGGCGCGGCATCGAGGACCGTTTCGAGGCCCGGTACGTCACTTTCGGGATGCACACCAAGGCCTTCACCGTGGACGACCGCCTGGTGCTGGCGGGCAGCATGAATTTCCACTTCTCGTCCTGGGGTTCCCTCGGCCTGAATGAGGCGATGCTCGCCACGAGCGACGCGGGGGCCGTGGCCCAGCAGCGGGCGAGTTTCGAGGACGTGTGGGCGCACCACAGCCGTGCCATTGAGCAGGAGTGGTGGATTGGTGGATGCGAAACGTGGAGCCACGACCTCAACAGCAGGAGCTGGGCAGGAACTGAGCCAGCCGGAATGCTCAACCCCGCCCCTGGGGGACGGCGACAGGTGAAGCTGAGCCCGTGGGATACTGCCAGCATGATCTCAAGCCGTTGGGGTGCCGCCCTGCTCGTCAGCATCTGGCTGGGGGATGCGACCGCGCAGACGAGCCTGGACATTCCTGCGCTGCCCCTCCCGTCTGCCCCGCCTTCCTCATCGACGACGGCTCCGGTGCCTGTTCCTGCGCCCGCCCCGGCCCCGTCGCCTGTCCCGGCACCCGCACCCGAGCCGACTGCGGCTCCGACCCCGCCCACCCGGCCTGCCCGGACGGCGCCGCTGCTGATCACGGTGCAGGCGCAGTGGCCCGCCCTGGTGGATGGCAAAAAGACGACGGTGCCCTTCAGCCGTACCCTGACCCTGCCCGGCCCCCGTGTGGCGGAGTTGCGCTCCCGTAGGGTGATCACCGCCAGCCTGGAAGCGGACCTGCGGGAGTTCCTGGCCGACCTGCCCCGGGAGCCCCAAAACGCCCGCTTCGAGAACCTCTGGGACGGCTGGGCGGTCGTGCAGAGAGGCAGTCTGACGGTGGACGAGACCAAGACCCGGGCGAACGTCCTCGCCGCCCTCAAAGACCCGCGTGGGGTGAAGGCGAACGTCGTCGTGACTGGACAGACCGCGCCCAAGCGGACGCTCGACTACTTCCTGTCGCGCGGGATCACGGCCCACCTGGGCACGGGCGAGACGAACTATTACGGCAGCAGCCCCGAGCGCGTGACGAACATCCACGTTGGGGCCAGCCGCTTTCAGGACCGCTTGCTGGAAGGCAAGACGTTTTCCTTCAACCAGATGGTGGGACCCATCAACATGCGCACGGGCTTCGTCACGGGCCTCGTCATCGCCGGTGACCGCACGGCCAACGGGGTCGGCGGCGGCATCTGTCAGGTGAGCACGACCGTGTTCCGCACCCTGTACAGCGCGGGCCTGCCGATCCTCGAGCGGCGCAACCACTCGTACCAGGTGCGGTACTACGACCCGCAGGGTCTGGACGGCACCATCTACCAGCCCAACCTCGACCTGACGTTCGCTAACGACACGGGCGGGGCGCTGTGGTTCCAGAGCGAGTGGAACGACGAGGAGACCCGCCTGACGGTCAGTGTGTTCGGCCGGGCGCGCGACTTCACGGTGGAGGTCGGGACACCGCAAACCCTGAAGAGCACCCCCGCGCCCCCGGACCGCCTGATCCGGGACGCCACGTTGCCCGCCGGGGCGCGCAAGCAGGTGGATTGGGCCGCTCCCGGTGCCGTGATGGAAGTGACGCGCCGCTTCGTGCGGGAGGGGCAGACGTTCAAACAAGACACTCTGAAGAGCACCTACCGGCCCTGGCCCAATATCTTCCTGGTCGGTACCCGGCGGTGA
- the ccmE gene encoding cytochrome c maturation protein CcmE, with protein MSLPAPLPQARRRRRSPLPALLGVVALASLTAFIAFGNLGKSLEYFVTPTEYLQQRAEYEGRPLRIGGLVRAVRYDPQTLDLRFDVTDGGATFPVQYRGAVSDLFKENQGVVVRGEFEGNTFHASELVVKHSEEYHVPKTQGELKDMLRQSE; from the coding sequence ATGAGCCTCCCCGCTCCCCTTCCGCAGGCCCGGCGACGTCGCCGCAGCCCGCTGCCCGCCCTCCTCGGGGTGGTCGCGCTCGCCTCTCTGACGGCCTTTATCGCCTTCGGGAACCTGGGCAAGAGCCTGGAATACTTCGTCACACCCACCGAGTACCTGCAACAGCGCGCCGAGTACGAGGGCCGCCCCCTGCGCATCGGCGGGCTGGTGAGGGCGGTGCGGTACGACCCGCAGACCCTCGACCTGAGATTCGACGTGACCGACGGCGGCGCCACCTTCCCGGTGCAGTACCGCGGCGCGGTGAGCGACCTCTTCAAGGAGAACCAGGGGGTCGTGGTGCGCGGCGAGTTCGAGGGGAACACCTTCCACGCCTCTGAACTCGTCGTGAAGCACTCCGAGGAGTACCACGTGCCGAAGACGCAGGGCGAACTCAAAGACATGCTGAGGCAGAGCGAGTGA
- a CDS encoding TlpA family protein disulfide reductase → MTETSPNPKRTAPLWRRLLPPLLAAALAGVLGAALLNPARNTPDGGPLIDKPAPAFTLESLDGTKVSLAALNGRPVVVNFWASWCTPCREEAPLLRELSERQTGGTGLAVLGILFQETREQNARDFIREFALAYPSLRDPGINTGINYGVSGIPETFFIDREGVIRDKASGGLTRERLNAGLDKIGVEGL, encoded by the coding sequence ATGACGGAGACTTCTCCGAACCCGAAACGGACGGCCCCCCTGTGGCGACGTCTCCTTCCCCCGTTGCTGGCCGCTGCCCTCGCCGGTGTGCTGGGAGCGGCGCTGCTGAACCCGGCGCGCAACACCCCGGACGGTGGGCCGCTGATCGACAAGCCCGCTCCCGCCTTCACCCTGGAGAGTCTGGATGGCACCAAAGTCAGCCTGGCCGCTCTCAATGGCCGCCCGGTGGTGGTGAACTTCTGGGCCTCGTGGTGCACGCCGTGTCGGGAGGAAGCGCCCCTCCTCCGCGAACTCAGCGAGCGGCAGACAGGGGGAACAGGCCTGGCCGTGCTCGGCATCCTCTTTCAGGAGACCCGGGAGCAGAATGCCCGCGACTTCATCCGCGAGTTTGCCCTCGCCTACCCCTCGCTGCGCGACCCCGGCATCAACACCGGGATCAACTACGGCGTGTCGGGCATTCCCGAGACGTTCTTCATCGACCGTGAGGGCGTGATCCGCGACAAGGCCTCCGGCGGCCTCACCCGCGAGCGGCTGAACGCGGGGTTGGACAAGATCGGGGTAGAAGGGCTGTGA
- a CDS encoding cytochrome c-type biogenesis protein, whose product MLRGILTLALGLLLSVSLALTPKQEARAKYLGSNLRCPICPNGRDADDRITALRARQNDLDPGLKVYAAN is encoded by the coding sequence ATGCTGCGAGGAATTCTCACCCTCGCCCTGGGTCTGCTACTGTCCGTCTCCCTGGCCCTGACGCCTAAGCAGGAGGCACGGGCGAAGTACCTCGGGTCAAACCTGCGGTGCCCGATCTGCCCCAATGGGCGGGACGCGGACGACCGGATCACTGCCCTGCGCGCCCGGCAAAACGACCTGGATCCCGGCCTCAAGGTCTACGCCGCCAACTGA
- a CDS encoding peptidoglycan D,D-transpeptidase FtsI family protein gives MPQPLFRPTDHRFGQRATVLAALCLLACALLAVALARITVPAGPAPIPSTLPARGELRSTDGQILAHGPLDARRYPLGTLAAPVIGFVGASGGLEGTERAMNERLQRGEKLTLTLDTRVQAAVEALLTEAVERTDAQYASAVVMETRTGQLRAVASVPGFDPNAWTQVPPDRWRNRAALDEYEPGSVVKALTVAALLDEGRTTPDTPYDTPMWRRYAGATINDLVSHPARLTTRQILRYSSNVGMTRLVEGVPPELLYRYFTAYGLGQPVRLGLPAGDGLLRDPQDWSALGQATMSFGQGLTVTTLQLVAAFNVLANDGRYVSPRLFPGDVAGTRRVLRRETATRIRELLRRVIDDGIRGKAELPGYHVDGKTGTAQVAVDGRYSGEVFSSTFAGFLPAAQPRFTVAVMVRGAKREYQGSQLAAPIFRDVSSALLSLFAYTPDEKR, from the coding sequence GTGCCCCAGCCCCTGTTTCGGCCCACCGACCATCGCTTTGGCCAGCGTGCCACCGTCCTCGCCGCCCTGTGTCTGCTCGCCTGCGCCCTGCTGGCGGTGGCCCTCGCCAGGATCACGGTCCCCGCCGGTCCCGCGCCCATCCCGTCCACCCTGCCCGCCCGCGGGGAACTGCGCAGCACCGATGGGCAGATTCTGGCGCATGGTCCCCTGGACGCCCGGCGTTACCCCCTGGGGACCCTGGCCGCGCCGGTCATCGGCTTCGTCGGTGCTTCCGGCGGCCTGGAGGGCACGGAGCGGGCGATGAACGAGCGGTTACAGCGGGGCGAGAAGCTGACCCTCACCCTGGACACCCGCGTGCAGGCCGCTGTCGAGGCTCTCCTGACTGAGGCCGTGGAACGTACCGACGCCCAGTATGCCTCCGCCGTCGTGATGGAGACCCGCACCGGCCAGTTGCGTGCCGTGGCGTCGGTGCCAGGCTTCGACCCCAACGCCTGGACGCAGGTCCCGCCCGACCGCTGGCGTAACCGGGCGGCGCTGGACGAGTACGAGCCGGGCAGCGTGGTCAAGGCCCTCACAGTGGCCGCCCTGCTCGACGAGGGCCGCACCACGCCGGACACCCCGTACGACACCCCGATGTGGCGCCGGTACGCGGGGGCCACCATCAACGACCTCGTCTCGCATCCTGCCCGGCTCACAACGCGGCAGATCCTGCGCTACTCCAGCAACGTCGGCATGACCCGGCTCGTCGAGGGCGTGCCCCCGGAGCTGCTGTACCGCTACTTCACCGCTTACGGCCTGGGTCAGCCGGTCCGGCTGGGCCTGCCCGCCGGGGACGGCCTTCTGCGGGACCCGCAGGACTGGAGCGCCCTGGGACAGGCCACCATGTCCTTCGGGCAGGGCCTGACCGTCACCACCCTGCAACTCGTCGCGGCTTTCAACGTGCTGGCAAACGACGGGCGGTACGTTTCCCCACGTCTCTTCCCCGGCGACGTGGCCGGGACGAGGCGGGTGCTGCGCCGGGAGACCGCGACCCGGATACGCGAGCTGTTGCGTAGGGTAATCGACGACGGCATCCGGGGGAAGGCCGAGTTGCCCGGGTACCACGTGGACGGCAAGACCGGCACCGCGCAGGTGGCGGTGGACGGCCGTTACAGCGGCGAGGTGTTCTCCAGCACCTTCGCGGGCTTCCTCCCCGCGGCGCAACCGCGATTCACGGTCGCGGTGATGGTGCGCGGGGCCAAACGCGAGTACCAGGGATCGCAACTGGCCGCGCCCATCTTCCGGGACGTCAGCTCTGCCCTGTTGTCCCTGTTCGCCTACACACCAGACGAGAAGCGTTAG
- a CDS encoding DUF1345 domain-containing protein, whose protein sequence is MALSWSTLHTVYTLHYAHLYYTGGQVGVDFNQERDPTYRAFLYLAFTVGMTYQVSDTPVTGAALRFEITKHALFAFLSGIVIVAFSINMVAGLVK, encoded by the coding sequence TTGGCCCTCTCCTGGAGCACCCTCCATACGGTCTACACCCTGCACTATGCGCACCTGTATTACACGGGCGGCCAGGTAGGGGTGGACTTTAACCAGGAGCGTGACCCGACCTACCGTGCTTTCCTGTACCTGGCCTTCACCGTGGGCATGACCTACCAGGTGTCGGACACGCCGGTCACCGGCGCGGCCCTGCGCTTCGAGATCACCAAGCATGCGCTGTTCGCCTTCCTGTCTGGGATAGTCATCGTCGCCTTTTCCATCAACATGGTCGCCGGACTGGTGAAATGA
- a CDS encoding DUF1345 domain-containing protein, with amino-acid sequence MKGISSFTAHLARPAANARARLVVMSIAGLGVYLLLPDTWPWFLQVLLGWDAAAPVFLVPALWLVVSADAAETRQFATRADPARASARLLPLAASSMSLVGVGRGLAEAGKLGGSLEAVLTVSGLLAVGPLLEHPPYGLHPALCAPVLHGRPGRGGL; translated from the coding sequence ATGAAGGGCATCAGCTCTTTCACCGCCCATCTCGCCCGCCCGGCGGCGAATGCCCGCGCCCGACTGGTCGTCATGAGCATAGCCGGGCTGGGCGTGTATCTGCTGCTGCCAGACACCTGGCCGTGGTTCCTCCAGGTGTTGCTGGGCTGGGATGCCGCCGCGCCGGTCTTTCTGGTGCCCGCGTTGTGGCTGGTGGTGAGCGCGGACGCCGCTGAGACCCGGCAATTCGCCACCCGGGCGGACCCCGCGCGGGCCAGTGCCCGGCTGCTGCCGCTGGCGGCCAGCAGCATGAGTCTGGTCGGCGTGGGACGCGGCCTCGCCGAGGCTGGCAAGCTGGGCGGGTCCCTGGAGGCGGTCCTGACAGTCAGCGGTCTGCTGGCAGTTGGCCCTCTCCTGGAGCACCCTCCATACGGTCTACACCCTGCACTATGCGCACCTGTATTACACGGGCGGCCAGGTAGGGGTGGACTTTAA
- a CDS encoding glutaredoxin family protein: MTPVTVYTTGACATSRAVAAFLTRHAIPFTEKNVNHDPQARAELLARADVSSLPVTRVGDQIFSGTFRDQREGIARALRLTGGR, from the coding sequence ATGACCCCGGTCACCGTCTACACGACGGGAGCCTGCGCGACCAGTCGGGCCGTGGCAGCCTTCCTGACCCGTCACGCCATTCCCTTTACCGAGAAGAACGTCAACCACGACCCGCAGGCGCGCGCGGAGTTGCTGGCCCGTGCCGACGTGTCCTCGCTGCCCGTCACCCGGGTCGGCGACCAGATTTTTTCCGGGACCTTCCGGGATCAGCGCGAGGGCATCGCCCGCGCCCTTAGGTTGACGGGGGGCCGTTGA
- a CDS encoding helix-turn-helix domain-containing protein, with amino-acid sequence MSRRQKNPLRALTEEERGELERLSRSHQTAAIIVGRAKTLLGVARGLPYTQAAQVAGRTSGDGVAHLVARFNQHGLKALETRPGGRPPLVYGSAERNRILETARRQPDREQDGTATWSLSTLQRVLRCEPGFGHLSTYTILGVLHEAGLTWQRDRTWCETGSAKRLRRSGVVVVTDPDAEAKKS; translated from the coding sequence ATGTCACGTCGCCAGAAGAATCCGTTACGTGCCCTAACGGAGGAAGAGCGCGGCGAGTTAGAGCGGCTCAGTCGCTCACACCAGACTGCTGCGATCATCGTTGGCCGTGCCAAAACGCTGCTGGGGGTGGCAAGGGGTCTGCCCTACACCCAAGCCGCCCAGGTGGCTGGTCGAACATCAGGCGATGGCGTAGCTCATCTGGTGGCGCGCTTTAACCAGCATGGCCTCAAAGCGCTGGAAACACGTCCGGGTGGTCGTCCCCCGTTGGTTTACGGTTCCGCTGAGCGGAACCGTATTCTCGAAACGGCGCGTCGCCAGCCGGATCGAGAACAGGACGGCACGGCCACCTGGTCGCTCTCCACCCTGCAACGCGTGCTGCGCTGTGAGCCCGGCTTCGGGCACCTCAGTACCTACACCATCCTGGGTGTCTTACACGAGGCGGGCCTGACCTGGCAGCGAGACCGGACCTGGTGTGAGACCGGCAGCGCCAAACGACTGCGCCGATCTGGCGTGGTGGTCGTGACCGACCCCGATGCTGAGGCGAAAAAAAGCTGA